Proteins co-encoded in one Vidua chalybeata isolate OUT-0048 chromosome 18, bVidCha1 merged haplotype, whole genome shotgun sequence genomic window:
- the LOC128797300 gene encoding cytochrome b-c1 complex subunit 9 produces MRSSQKSQSTAYDFQHAPRALSTPYKSQSTAYIPQQPLRHGAGAGRADKMVLLRQVYGSLFRRSSTFALSIVLGAVLFERAFDQGADALFEHLNEGKLWKHIKHKYEN; encoded by the exons ATGCGCAGCTCACAAAAGTCACAGAGCACGGCCTACGACTTCCAGCATGCCCCGCGGGCGCTTAGCACTCCGTACAAATCACAGAGCACCGCCTacatcccccagcagcccctgcgGCACGGCGCAGGCGCGGGGCGCGCAGACAAGATGGTGCTGCTGCGGCAGGTGTACGGGTCGCTGTTCCGCCGCAGCTCCACGTTCGCGCTGTCGATCGTGCTGGGCGCGGTGCTCTTCGAGCGCGCTTTCGACCAGGGCGCGGACGCGCTCTTCGAGCATCTCAACGAAGGG AAACTGTGGAAACACATCAAGCACAAGTATGAGaactga